The Sorangiineae bacterium MSr11954 DNA segment CGGAGCAAGTGAGCGAGTGCGTGCTGCTGCTGGCGGTGGCCGTGGCTCGTGGAGGTGCATCGTGAGCCGCGGCTCGCTCTGGGTGGCACGGCATCCCCCGGTGCACGCGCCCAACCTTTGCTATGGCCGCACCGATGTGGCCACGCGCGTCGCCCACGACGAAGCCGCTGCGCTCCTCGCCGACGCGTTTCCATCTGCGGCCGCGACCAACGACGCTGCGGCGGCCAACGACGCATCGGGGTGGCCGGAAATCGTTTGGACGTCGCCGGTGTCGCGTTGCCGCTGCGTGGCGGAGCATTTTTCCGCGCGCATCGGGGCCGAGCTTCGGGTCGACGGTGCGCTCCATGAGATGAGCATGGGCGCGTGGGATGGGCTCACGTGGGCCGAAATCGAAGGTCGGGACGGCGAAGCGTATGCGCGCTGGCTCGCGGAGTGGGAGAACGTGGCGCCGCCGGGGGGCGAGGGGCCGCGCGATTTGGAGCGGCGTGCGGTCGCCTGGTTGGCGGCGCTCGACCCCGAGCGCCGGCATGCGTTGGTGGCGCACGCGGGCTTCGTTCGGGCGCTGCACGTGGTGCT contains these protein-coding regions:
- a CDS encoding histidine phosphatase family protein; this translates as MSRGSLWVARHPPVHAPNLCYGRTDVATRVAHDEAAALLADAFPSAAATNDAAAANDASGWPEIVWTSPVSRCRCVAEHFSARIGAELRVDGALHEMSMGAWDGLTWAEIEGRDGEAYARWLAEWENVAPPGGEGPRDLERRAVAWLAALDPERRHALVAHAGFVRALHVVLADRTWPEAMEIRVEHLVWSRMHWPAALDSGSVCGSACAPLLTS